The region AGCGGCCCCCACCCCTGCCGGCGCCATCACCGCGGCAAGATCCGACCCCGCCGCAGCCGTCGCTGGAGGTCGGCCCATGGTCACGGTGGAATGCCTGGAGCGGGCTTTCGACACGGGGGGCTGGCGCCTGCGTTTGCCCCGCCTGCTGGGCGGCCGTCCCCGCGGTACAGCGGAACAGGCCAGGGTTTTTAACGCCGTCGACGGCGTCTCGCTGACCGTCGGTGCCGGCGAAGTGGTCGGGCTGGTCGGCGAGAGCGGTTGTGGCAAGACCACCCTGGGCCGTTGCCTGATCGACCTGATCCATCCCACCGCCGGCCAGATTCGCATCGACGGCAGGAATCTGGTCACCGCGGACGCCAGGATCCGGCGCAGCATCCTGAAGGATGCGCAGATGGTGTTCCAGAACCCGGACTCATCGCTCAATCCGCGCAAGACGGTTCGCGAGATACTGGCGCGCCCCATGCAGCTGTTCGGCGTGACCACGACAGCGGCCGAGGCGCAGCGCCAGGTGCTGGCTTTGCTCGACCTGGTACGCCTGGGGCCGCACTACGCGGATCGCTATCCTCATCAAATGAGTGGTGGCGAAAAGCAGCGTATCGGCATAGCCCGCGCCCTGGCGACCAAGCCGCGCTTTATCGTTTGCGACGAAGCGGTGTCCGCGCTGGACGTGTCGGTGCAGGCGTCGATCCTGAATCTTCTGAGTGACCTGCGTGATCAACTGGGTGTTTCCTATCTCTTCATCTCCCATGATCTGGCCGTCGTGTCTCATATCGCGGATCGTATCTGCGTCATGTATAAAGGCAAGATCGTGGAGGAAGGGAGCGCCGCTGCCGTGGTGGACCATCCCCGCCATCCCTATACGCAAAAACTCCTGTCCTCCGTCCCCTCGGTCGACCGGTTCGCCAGGAAGCCACTATGAAGGGTAATCAGGACGCGTCCCAACGGCGTGCCACGCTCGCTGATATCGCCGCAAGGGCCGGCGTGGCGACGTCCACGGTATCGCGCATCCTGATTGGTGAAAAATCGCTTTCCATCCGGCCTGAAACCCGCGAACGCGTGCTGGATCTGGCCCGCGAGTTGTCGTATAGGCCGAACACCCGTGCCCGCAGCCTGCAGGCCCGCAAGTCTTTCTCCGTAGGCCTGGTCATACCGGAGGTCGACAACCCGGTGTTCGGCGCCATCATTCGCGGCGCCCAACGCGTCGCGGTCGAACGCGGCTACTCCCTGCTGATCGCCTACGCGGACAAAGACTTCCCGGACCAGGATCTGTATGCCCGCCTGGTCGAAGACAACCAGGTCGACGGCCTGCTGGTCACGACACTGCAAACCGCGCCCGCCTTCGATCCCGGGCGCTGGAATATTCCCTATGTGCTGGTCAATCGCGACCGCGGCGCCGACGATCCCAAAGTGATGGTCGATTACCGGCATGGGACGCGCGACGCGGTCCGCTACCTGGCCGGCCTGGGCCACCGCTGCATCGCCTATGTCAGCGGTCCGTTCGAGCACTACACGGGCCGCACCCGGCTGGAAGGCTATAAGGCGGGCCTGGCGCAGGCAGGCCTGGAATTCGATCCGTCGCTGGTGGTGGAATGCGACTACGGCCGCCCGCAAGCCGAATCGGCCATGTCCCAACTACTGAAAATCAAAGGCACCACGAAATCCAGGCCGACGGCGGTATGCGCCGCGAACGTCGGGGTGGCGGCCGGCATCCTGGCTGTGCTGTCGCGCGCCGGTATCGCGGTGCCTGCCCAGATGTCCGTGCTGGCGCTGCTGGACACTTTTGTCGCCGACATGTTGACGCCGCCGGTGACCGCGGTCAGCTATCCTTTCATTGATCTGGGACGCGCCGCCGCTTCCTATTTGCTGGATATGATTGAACAGGGGAAACAGTCAGCGGTGGTACACGCCCTGCCTCGCCAAGACATCACCGTGCGCGGATCCTGCGGCCCCGTGCCCGTCACGATCTAAGCAGCCGTCGCAAGCCCCCGCTTACCCGCCTGGAGCGAAGCTCATGGACAAATCGAAAATCCCCGCCGTCGCCGCGAGTTCCGAGAATCTTTCACGCAGTCAGGTCGTCGACAAGCCCATGGTCGAGAGCCGCGGCGGCATCGTTGCCTCGCAGAGCCGGCGCGCGGCCCTGGCTGGGGTGGCGGTGCTCGACGCCGGCGGTGACGCGGTCGACGCGGCGGTTGCCACCTCATTTGCGCTGGGCGTGGCCGAACCCTGGATGAGCGGCGCCGGCGGCGGCGGTGCCATGATGATCTGGCGCGCCGACGAACAACGCGCCTACGCCGTCAATTTCGGCATGCATGCGCCGGCGAGCCTCGACCCGTCGGCTTACCCCCTTGATCCCATGGCTCCCCGCAGCGAATTCTTCGGCTGGCCGGCGGTGCTCGAGGATCGCAACGTGCGCGGCCCCAAGGCCATCGCAGTCCCCGGCACGGTTGCCGGCATGGGCCTGGCGCATGACCGCTTCGGCCGTTTGCCCTGGCGCGACGTGCTGACCCCGGCGGTCGGCATGGCCAAGCAAGGCTTGTTGGTCGACTGGTACGCCGGCCTGCTGATCTCGTCCTGCGCGCGCGAATTGTCCATGGACCCCGATGCGGCCGCCCTGTTCCTCGACGAAGGGAAATGGCCCATCGTCGGCGGCTGGACCGCCTTGGCGGAGCGCCGCCTCAACCAGGGCAAACTGCTGCAGACCCTCAGCCATCTGGCGGACGAAGGGCCGGCAGCGTTCTATACCGGCGACATTGCGCAGGCCCTCTCGCGTGATATCCAGGACAAGGGTGGCTACCTTACGTCCCAGGATTTGCGCAACTACGCCGCGAAACTGCAAGATCCCCTGACCATCGCCTATCGCGGGGCGCGGGTTCATGCCCCACCGGGGCACACCGCGGGTCCCAGTCTGCAGGTGGCATTGCAGGATCTGCAAGCCGCCTTGCAGGCCCCCGTGGCGGGACGCGACCTGCCGGGCGCGGAGGCTTATGTCGCCATGGCCCGGGCCCTGGACCATTCCTTCAAGCAGCGCCTGACGCAAATGGGCGACCTGGATTCGCCCACGGCGCCCGCCTGCACCAGCCATTTCTCCGTGGTCGATCGCCATGGGAATATGGTTGCCGTCACCCAGACCCTGCTGTCCGCGTTCGGCTCCAAGGTGGTATCCCCGTCGACGGGCCTGCTGATGAACAACGGCATCATGTGGTTCGACCCCGAGCCCGGCCGTCCCAATTCGCTGGCGCCGGGCAAGAAATGCCTGATGAACGTGTGCCCGGTAGTCGGCGAAACCGCCGCGGGCGATCGCTACGCCGTGGGCGCCTCGGGCGGCCGCAAGATCATGGGATCGGTGCTTCAGTTGTCGGTATTCCTGAACGACTACGGCATGACCCTGGAAGACGCCTTCCGGCAACCGCGCATCGACATGAGCGGCGGCGGCATGGTCATCGCCAACAGCAAACTGGCGCCGGCGGTGATCGACGCCTTGCAGGCGGCATTTCCGACTGTGCGCACGCAGGCCACCTTGTATCCCTACGCCTACGCGTTTCCATCGGCCGTCATGGCCAGCCAGGGCCGGCATTTCGGCGCAACGGAAATCACTTCACCCTGGTCGGATGCTGTCGCGCAGCAGGATTAGCGCCGGTTGAAACGGGCGGCTGTGCGCGAGCGCCACCGCTCAGGCGCCCGCCTCCCGCGCCGCATTGCGCAGCTGCTGACTGTGCAATACGTGACGGATCTTCTGCGCCATGGCTTCGCGCGTATAGGGTTTGCTGAGCAACTCTATCCCTTCGTCGAGCCGGCCATCCCGCATGAAGGCGTTCTCGGTATAGCCCGACGTGAAGAGCACCGCCACATTGGGCAGGCGCTGGCGCGTCTTGCGCGCCAGTTCCGGGCTGCGCAGCGGGCCGGGCATGACGACATCGCTGAACAGCAAATCGATGGCCACGCCGCTTTCGACGATGGCCAGGGCGCTCTGCGCATCCTTGGCGCGCAACACGCGGTAGCCCAGTTCGGTCAGCAGATCCACCACCGTGGCGCGCACATCCTCGTCATCCTCGACCGCGAGTATGGTTTCAGTCCCCCCGGCGATCGGGCCCGAGTCGACGTCGGCAACGATATCCTCTTCCTGCCGTTCGCGCGGAAGATAGAGCCGAACCGTGGTGCCATGGCCTGGTTCGCTATAAATCTTGATGTGGCCGTTGGACTGCTTGATGAAACCGTACACCATGCTCAGCCCCAGGCCGGTACCCCTGCCCTCCGGCTTGGTGGTGAAGAACGGCTCGAACA is a window of Bordetella sp. N DNA encoding:
- a CDS encoding LacI family DNA-binding transcriptional regulator, whose protein sequence is MKGNQDASQRRATLADIAARAGVATSTVSRILIGEKSLSIRPETRERVLDLARELSYRPNTRARSLQARKSFSVGLVIPEVDNPVFGAIIRGAQRVAVERGYSLLIAYADKDFPDQDLYARLVEDNQVDGLLVTTLQTAPAFDPGRWNIPYVLVNRDRGADDPKVMVDYRHGTRDAVRYLAGLGHRCIAYVSGPFEHYTGRTRLEGYKAGLAQAGLEFDPSLVVECDYGRPQAESAMSQLLKIKGTTKSRPTAVCAANVGVAAGILAVLSRAGIAVPAQMSVLALLDTFVADMLTPPVTAVSYPFIDLGRAAASYLLDMIEQGKQSAVVHALPRQDITVRGSCGPVPVTI
- a CDS encoding gamma-glutamyltransferase translates to MDKSKIPAVAASSENLSRSQVVDKPMVESRGGIVASQSRRAALAGVAVLDAGGDAVDAAVATSFALGVAEPWMSGAGGGGAMMIWRADEQRAYAVNFGMHAPASLDPSAYPLDPMAPRSEFFGWPAVLEDRNVRGPKAIAVPGTVAGMGLAHDRFGRLPWRDVLTPAVGMAKQGLLVDWYAGLLISSCARELSMDPDAAALFLDEGKWPIVGGWTALAERRLNQGKLLQTLSHLADEGPAAFYTGDIAQALSRDIQDKGGYLTSQDLRNYAAKLQDPLTIAYRGARVHAPPGHTAGPSLQVALQDLQAALQAPVAGRDLPGAEAYVAMARALDHSFKQRLTQMGDLDSPTAPACTSHFSVVDRHGNMVAVTQTLLSAFGSKVVSPSTGLLMNNGIMWFDPEPGRPNSLAPGKKCLMNVCPVVGETAAGDRYAVGASGGRKIMGSVLQLSVFLNDYGMTLEDAFRQPRIDMSGGGMVIANSKLAPAVIDALQAAFPTVRTQATLYPYAYAFPSAVMASQGRHFGATEITSPWSDAVAQQD